CACTGTAATATTGACAAATATGCTTTCACGTGTTCACATCCACGTGTTGAGGGGAAATAAAACTGTAGAGGATATTTTCTGATAAATCAGACTTTCTGGGTGTTTGAGCTTCAGAGACGGTCCTCGTACGGTTTCAGagctcttttattttgaagtttgcTGAACTGGTGTTTCTCACTGTGTTCTCCTCCAGTTGCCAACCATCATTGCTGACAACGCCGGCTATGACAGCGCCGACCTGGTGGCTCAACTGAGAGCTGCACATCAGGAGAACAAGACCACCTTTGGACTGAGTGAGTCAATAACTTTCATCACCTGAAAGCTTCTGTAAATATTTCCCTGCCTTCAGACACACTTTAATTCAGTGCTTTTACAAAGTGTGACATTTAAGAATTTTGATATCAAGTTTAATGTAAGTAGTTTCTGGAGGAAAGACTTTACCTGAGCTTTCATGAAAACTTTAAACATTGCAGACACTTTTGGGCTTTTTGGTTCTGGACAGTCattgatgagtgtgtgttttcttccccCTGCAGACATGTCTGAAGGCACAGTGGGCAACATGGCCGAGCTGGGGATCACAGAGTCCTTCCTGGTGAAGCGTCAGATGCTGCTGAGTGCCTCCGAAGCTGCCGAGATGATCCTGAGAGTTGACAACATCATCAAAGCTGCACCCAGGTCAGTCCGTCACACCTTCGTCTCATGTCTCTGCCCACAGGGTCTCAGCGTGACAGCATTACTGTCCTGAAACCGCAGGTGCATTTcctcactgttgttgtttgtttttgtaggAAGAGAGTTCCCGACCATCACCCCTGCTAGAGGAAGAGgcaggtgaagaggaagaagagggggatcagttttgttatttatcaCCTCTGTGTAGTTCAAATTAAAGAAACGCTTcactgttttttggtttttttttctgtcaaactcTCACTGTGGAAGCACCGCACAGGCTAGCTGGCTAACGTTGGCTAACCGTCAGACACAGCTGACTTCAGTGGCTATGCTAATGCTAGCAGCACAGCAGCTAATCACATAGATCTGCTGTCAGTGGGAGGGTGAGGCTTGTATAAAATATTGGTGGGCTCAGTGTGTGATGCTAACATTTAGCCGGAGTCACGGCAGCTGCTGGAAACTGGTTAAGCTAACGTCAGTCGGCTTGTGCTGACATTGCTAAGAACGAATGTTTGGAcgttgtttgttttgtttactgaaataaatgaacaatcCTCATCAGAAggcttgtttgttgtctttgtgtctcttctcACTGCTCCAACTCACGTAACGAAAGGTGACAGCAGCGGTCGTACAGGTGATGGAAACTCACTGTCAGCGGGTGTTAGTTTTAGCATACGGTGTTTTTCTGTACTTATTTTTAAGTATGTATTTTGTATGTTAGCTCATTGTGACTGTCAGCCTCATTGGGTCAGAGTGACTGAGACCCCAGAGTGTCAACACACATGGACGTTACCTAACAAAACTGGACCGTCCACACAAAAGTGCACAGGAGACGAGTTTACTTAACTGTTAAACAGGAGCAAAGTAACTTCCTTTTTCAGTCTGCAGGTGAGATCTTTGGAAAAGTGTACTGCACTTTGTTCCACTGCAAGATTTCTGAAGGGCTTTAATTACACCATACTTTACTACTTAgcaggaagtttttcctcgccactgtcgccaaatgctgACTCggtgtggggttttgccctgggacctgtttctctccgattctcttcttttttttgaatgtgttgtttacacacctgtaaagtgtcttgagataactctgttataGCTTGGTACTTAAAATTgaacttaaaataataaattcaataaaattgTATTGAATGCCCACGGGTCCATTCAAATAGAAAGGCAAACAGCATCGCATAGACATAATATTGAAATAGCACAATGAAGGGTGGATCCCAGAATCCCTCATTTTggtcaaatcaaaatgtcagaaaaactTGGGGCCTccaaattaaatatttagcCAAGTCTGGtttaaataactgaataacTGAAACACTCAGTCCTGTttatcacagacagacatggtGACACATGGATTTCACTGGACAGGAATCGGGTGAAAAATTATAATCTGGAAAGTAGTAACTCACAAATGTAAAGTGTACAGTAAGAACAAAGCAAATACTCAAGCACAAGCACTGTGAATGTCAGGTGTAGTTGTGCCACCACTGATGTCAGTCACTGCAGGGAGTTTTGGGGTGGATTTGCTCACAGGTCCAATCAGAGCAACCGTGAAACCTGATAAACTCCTCAGAGACTGCCAGCCACCCGTctgtcagacacacaggcagacaggcaaacagacagacatgttgaGGGTGGTGCTGGTTCTGCTGGTGATATGGACATGGACGAGCTTAGCGCTGATCAGGTAGGAAAAATaacttcagtgtcagtgtgtaaaTACTGTAACTGTAGTCTTTACAGGagtcctgttttgtgtttggctGTTCACAGGAGGCCACTTCAAACTTATCATaaaattcagttaaaaaaaatctttttattcccacagtttttagaaaaaaaacattaaaaagtgactgttaggagagaaaaaaactgactgatacCACATAAACAGGTAAGTAGATTAGCTTAGCAATCTTAGCCTagaaagactggaaatgggAAACTGTTAGCCTAGCTCTGCTTGTTTCACCTGTGAAGCcacaatgtgtcatttttcCAGTTCATCTTGTATGTAAATTCAATAAGCAGAATATAGCAGAGGTTATATTCTAAACAGCAaacagtcttcatgctaagctaagctagctgacTACACGGCTATAGctacatatatatactgtacaggCATGTATGGTGTCAAAACTCTCATTTAGTTCTCATCAAGGAGGTgaataagcttttttttccaaaatattcctttaaaaaattataaatttaTGAATCACTTAAGTTTTAATCCCAAGATACTAAAATGTCACCTCCCCAGAATCCCTCTGAGGCGGATGGATTCGATTCGTACGCAGTTGCGAGCCGACGGTCTGCTGCAGAAGTTCCTGAAAGATCATCACCCCGACACGTTTAACCGGCGCTACGCTCAGTGCTTCCCTCCCGGCACGCCGTCACTGCGGCCTGGACGCTCCAGCGAGAAAATCTACAACTTCATGGACGTAAGGACAACACTGACTGTCtcaacatttcattcaaaaagcTGCTGCCGTTGTGCTGCTGAGCAAGGCAGGAAAATGCTTCTCTCTggttttcaaagcaaaaaatgaTGGTTTTGACTTTGTTGCAGTGCTTTAAACATTCCTCTGGGGCTCAGTGTTGTCAGTTTCTTTGAGATTTTGTGATTATGATGACAGaaattttatacatttttgttagtaaaaaaaattctgtgttGTGCCTTCAGCGATGTCTATTGCTCAAGGTTTTTCTTGACTTACAAATCACGACCTCCTTGATTATACCGCTCTTTTTCAGGTATTTATATCTGCTtatatttaaatctttaattttGTAGTAGGGAAACAATTCCTTCTCAGATAATTCTTggtgtgtctgttgtttgtcaGGCCCAGTATTTTGGTGAAATCGCTTTGGGGACTCCAGAGCAGAACTTCTCGGTGGTTTTTGACACCGGCTCAGCTGATCTCTGGGTGCCTTCATCCTACTGCGTCAGCGAAGCCTGTGGTACCTAAGCTCATCGCTCATAAAAactacacacatacaacacacagcTCTCGagataatatacagtataactCGACAGTACACACCTGATCAaagtgtttgactttgtgttgatatttttataAGGGTTGTGTTGTTTGTGGGTCAGGACAACTTGACAGTATGGTTTAGTGTGTTCCTGCCTGTGATAAGAAGGTCAAggtctgtgtgcgtgtgtgtgtgtgtgtgtgtgtgtgtgtgtgtgtgtgtgtttgcagcgtTGCACAGGCGTTTCAGGGCATTTGAGTCAACTTCGTTCCGTCATGATGGTCGAATGTTTGGGATTCATTATGGATCGGGACACCTGCTGGGAGTCATGGCCAGAGAGACGCTGAAGGTAGTTCACCAAACATAAGAATCCCATGCAGGTAGAGAAGCTGAAGATAACACTGAGTTATCACTTGTCTTCTCTTCCAGATTGGGAGCCTGACTGTCTTGAACCAGGAGTTTGGGGAGTCAGTCTACGAGCCCGGTGCCGCATTCGTCATGGCAAAGTTCGATGGCGTCCTGGGGATGGGTTACCCGTCACTGGCGGAGATCCTTGGAAACCCTGTTTTCGACAATATGTTGGCACAAAAGATAGTAGAGCAGCCTATCTTCTCCTTCTACCTCAACAGGTGCCAGTGCCAATAAAACCAGTTTAGACTTGTTTGAGTATCAGGACATGTGATCAAAAGGGATGAAGGAAAATCCAGTTGCTTCAGGAGTTTCAAAGATTTCACAGGAATCAGAAAGTGCCAAGACTGGGAATTCAAAAGCCTCGGCGGTGTTGTAAGAAATTGGATAAATTGCAGTTGGTTGattgaaatgtgatttttgtttttcttttctctgcaggcACTCGAGTGGCAACAACCCTGAAGGTGAACTGCTGCTAGGCGGAACAGACAAGTCTTTGTATACGGGACCAATCAACTGGCTCCCTGTGACGGCTAAAGGATACTGGCAGATTAAGATGGACAGGTTTCCCCACGTTTTTAGTACTGTGATTCTCTGTAATTAATCCATAGTTATTGTATTCTTATTGTATTTACTATTCTACATGTTTTTCTTGATTTTGGGTTTTGCATCCCCCACTGAGAATCCcattgctgtgtgtttcagtgtggcCGTGCAGGGTGTGAGTTCGTTCTGTCCTCACGGTTGCCAGGCGATTGTTGATACAGGAACCTCCCTCATTGCTGGACCAACAAATGACATCCTCAGCCTTCAGCAGCTGATTGGAGCCACACCCACAAACATCGGAGAGGTTAAAGAAATCTAATTGTATAATAAGAATCGGCAAATTAGCTATTTCTGGAGAGCACTTAAAACTCAGAAAGACGGTGAATAAACTTGGTGAAATTTGCTAATATGTAATTGGAGCtttgccactgtgtgtgtttcagttccTCATTGACTGTGTCAGGTTGTCCAGTTTACCTCATGTGACGTTTGTCCTGGGTGGAACAGAGTACACACTCACTGCAGAGCACTACGTCAGGAAGGTGGGaacacattttgtgaaaacattgGTTGTCATGTGGCTATCACTGTTTTGCTGTAAATATAGCTAACATTCAAAattgactttttaaattaattttctgatgGACTCATGCATTTCAGATATTTCTAGGTTTTGTGTgatgttctgtctgttttatatcTTGGTCTTCAGAGAAACAATAATTCAGTCAGCTGTACTTGAATTTGACGATAAAAACACAGTAAGCTAATGAAACGTCTCTGTCTGTTTAGGAGATGCTTGGCGACAGGGAGCTGTGTTTCAGTGGTTTCCAGGCCGTGGACATCGTTTCGCCCAAAGGCCCTCTATGGATTCTGGGAGATGTATTTCTGACGCAGTTCTACAGCGTCTTCGACAGAGGACAGGACCAGGTCGGCTTTGCCCCTGTTAAGCACCCAGTCGAAGCCTGACCAATGGGTTATTGATAGATAGCAACTGTATGATCAATAAACACTAGGCAATTAAATAAACTTTAACAGCATTTTGTAATTCTTAAAATGCACCAGCAGAAGTTGTTGGTGATTCAGCACCAACAGATCATGTATACTGatcacttcctcccacagtgTAGCAGTTTAACAAAAAGCTGGGCACCAATCAGGCCTCAACTcggacaaaacacaagatttttACGTATCTAACAGTTAACCCTGCAATAGACTCGTGTTTTAGTACACTTAACGTTAATTATTCACTAACAATCAGTCGTTTTAAAAAGGCACCACCAGACgatgagaaacacaaaatgcagaagAACATAAAGTCCAACACAGTGTATTACACAATCAGTGCTCAGTTTAAACCACAAGTTCAAGTTACAACAGATGTGTTCACCCCTTTAAAAGAAATCACAGTTCA
This Scatophagus argus isolate fScaArg1 chromosome 22, fScaArg1.pri, whole genome shotgun sequence DNA region includes the following protein-coding sequences:
- the nots gene encoding nothepsin; the protein is MLRVVLVLLVIWTWTSLALIRIPLRRMDSIRTQLRADGLLQKFLKDHHPDTFNRRYAQCFPPGTPSLRPGRSSEKIYNFMDAQYFGEIALGTPEQNFSVVFDTGSADLWVPSSYCVSEACALHRRFRAFESTSFRHDGRMFGIHYGSGHLLGVMARETLKIGSLTVLNQEFGESVYEPGAAFVMAKFDGVLGMGYPSLAEILGNPVFDNMLAQKIVEQPIFSFYLNRHSSGNNPEGELLLGGTDKSLYTGPINWLPVTAKGYWQIKMDSVAVQGVSSFCPHGCQAIVDTGTSLIAGPTNDILSLQQLIGATPTNIGEFLIDCVRLSSLPHVTFVLGGTEYTLTAEHYVRKEMLGDRELCFSGFQAVDIVSPKGPLWILGDVFLTQFYSVFDRGQDQVGFAPVKHPVEA